A region from the Halanaeroarchaeum sulfurireducens genome encodes:
- a CDS encoding ArdC-like ssDNA-binding domain-containing protein produces the protein MATTSDSSVSFNQTDTRHDEMHSTIEQWIDDLVDHVDDAQASEEFQEWLDIQSRFHDYSHRNTLLITLQCPEATKVAGYNTWRNEFDRHVQEGEQGIWIWAPIITTQCPECENSPSYHEQSDCEYTETSPDEWSKGLVGFKPTAVFDVSQTEGESLPELETEATGDADDLVPALQDAAADVGVTVRIVDAADWEHGDAKGVCKYRSTRDLHPVVEAKARANHADLAVTLTHEYAHALLHADVTDEAERAKREVEAEGVAYIVGRHFDLDTSGSAFYVAAWQGDEPDVIQERLGRISSTAQEIIGKVVED, from the coding sequence ATGGCTACGACCAGTGACTCGTCGGTCTCCTTCAACCAGACCGACACCCGACACGACGAGATGCACAGTACCATCGAACAGTGGATCGACGATCTTGTCGACCACGTCGACGACGCGCAGGCCAGCGAGGAGTTCCAGGAGTGGCTGGACATCCAGAGTCGGTTCCACGACTATTCCCATCGAAATACGCTCCTCATCACCCTCCAGTGTCCCGAAGCGACGAAGGTCGCCGGCTACAACACCTGGCGGAACGAGTTCGACCGACACGTCCAGGAAGGCGAACAGGGCATCTGGATCTGGGCACCCATTATCACCACGCAGTGCCCGGAGTGCGAGAATTCGCCCAGCTACCACGAGCAAAGCGACTGTGAGTACACCGAAACGTCACCCGACGAATGGTCGAAAGGTCTCGTCGGGTTCAAACCCACTGCTGTCTTCGATGTATCCCAGACCGAGGGTGAGTCGCTCCCCGAGCTGGAGACTGAGGCGACTGGTGACGCCGATGACCTCGTGCCCGCACTCCAGGATGCAGCCGCTGATGTCGGCGTGACAGTTCGTATCGTCGATGCTGCCGACTGGGAGCATGGCGACGCAAAGGGCGTCTGCAAATACCGGAGTACGCGTGATCTCCACCCAGTCGTCGAGGCGAAAGCCCGAGCGAATCACGCTGATCTCGCCGTGACACTCACCCACGAATACGCCCACGCACTCCTCCACGCAGACGTCACCGACGAGGCTGAACGGGCGAAACGCGAGGTTGAGGCCGAGGGAGTCGCATACATCGTCGGGCGGCACTTCGATCTGGATACGAGCGGATCCGCGTTCTACGTGGCCGCGTGGCAGGGCGATGAGCCGGACGTGATTCAAGAGCGCCTCGGTCGGATCAGTTCGACGGCTCAGGAAATCATCGGGAAGGTTGTCGAAGACTGA